The nucleotide sequence CTTGGACTAGTGAAGTTAAAAGGAATAGACCAAGAAATGGAGATTATAAAACTTGCCTAGCATGAAATATCTTGATCGCGATTTGAGTTGGCTATCTTTCAATTATCGCGTATTGATGGAAGCCATAGATCCATCGGTACCTCTATTGGAAAGGTTGAGATTTATTGCAATTTATTCATCTAACCTAGATGAATTTTTCAGAGTTCGCGTTTCCAATATCCGTAATATTGAGCGAATCGATAAAAAGAAAATTAACAAGAGAGTAGACTTTGATGCCAAAAAGCTTTTAACCGAAATCCATTCAGAAGTAAGCCATCAGCTAGTCGAATATGGACAAGCACTCGAGGCGATTATCAAGAACCTATCTGACAAAAGCCATATCATTTGCACCAAACTTGAAGACATTCCAGACGCACTAAGGCCTAAGCTTTTGCATTACTTCAAAACGACCGTTTCTGCTTTTTTGAGACCAATTAGGATGGACTCTGAAGAAGAGCTTTTTCTAGATAATCAGGCTATCTACCTTGCTATGGTGACTAATTCTGGAGAATCAATTGTGGTGAATATTCCTTCAGCACAGCTTGGAAGATTTTCTAGTTTCAGTGTTGATGGAAAGTCCTATTACATTTTTTTAGACGATGTGATTCGGGCGCACATAGACATCCTATTTTCAGGAGAGAAAATCAATAATGTATTCTCTATTAAGCTTAACAAAGATGCAGATCTTCAAATAGATGATGAATATGAAGGAAACCTAGTAAAGAAAATTGAGAAGCAAATTCAAAAAAGGAACCTGGGAACTCCCTCGAGGTTTTTATATGACCAATCAATGCCAGACAAGCTTCTCACTACATTGATAGAAAAACTTGAACTTGCTCCAGAGGACATGCTCACAGGAGGTAGATATCACAACCTAAATGACTTCTTTCAAATAAATATCAAAGACGCTGGATTATCTTATGAAAGTCTTCCCTCCATCCATTCCCTAAAACTCGAAGGAAGCAGATCAATTCTTCAAGAGATTGAACAACAAGATCATCTATTGCATTTTCCATATCAATCATATGATTATGTGCTACAGTTTTTCAATGAAGCTTCGATAGACCCAGAAGTTGTAGAAATAAATGTCACTTTTTACCGAATGGCAAAAAAATCAATCATAGCAGAAGCACTAATAACTGCTGCTAAGAATGGTAAAAAAGTAGCCGTATTCATGGAAGTAAAGGCTCGCTTTGATGAGCAAAATAATCTGGAATGGGCAAAAAAAATGAAGGATGCCGGAGTAAAAATAATATACAGTCTTCCTGGACTAAAAGTACATGCCAAAGTGGCACTGGCTAAGAAGAAGGATAAGATGTATGGGTTCTTCGGGACGGGCAACTTAAATGAGAAAACATCCGAAATCTATTGTGACCATGGTCTACTTACTGCCAATGAAGCAATGACAAAAGAGTTATCTAATCTTTTCCAGCACTTATTAACTAAATACACCCCTCCTTCCTTTGATGAGCTAATCGTATCTCAATTTGGCGCCTATGAGAGTTTTTTGGGGAAAATTGATCGAGAAATAAAACACGCTGAAGCTGGCAAAGAAGCTCGAATCATTATTAAGGTGAATAACCTTCAAGAAAAAGTATTGATTGATAAACTATACGAAGCAAGTAGTAAAGGCGTGGACGTAAAACTCATCGTGAGAAGTATCTGCTGCTTAGTTCCTTCTAAAAAATTAAAAATTAAGCGTATAGTTGATCGATATCTGGAGCATGGAAGAATCTTCTATTTTCATAATGATGATAATCAAGAGGTTTTTCTTGGATCAGCGGATTGGATGAACCGTAATCTTCATAGAAGAATAGAAGTGTGCTTTCCTATCAAGGAAGATCATATGAAACAAGAAATTCTTACATTCTTAAAGTATCAATGGAAAGATGATGTAAAAGGTGTTTGGCTTTCAAGTCAAATGAAGAATAAAAGACCGAAAGTTGAGTATAAAGTAAGATCTCAAAAAGAGATCTATGAATATTTGAAAAATCAATACGGGTAAGGAGATCTTAGAAAGAGTTCTGCTATGATAAAACCTAGAATTGATAGCACAAAACCAAACATAAAAATGGTATAGCTCATTCTTAGCAATCGATACTTCTTTCCAAGCACAGCGCCAAGGAAATAAATATCCTTTATCATACTTCCGTATAAGTAGTCGGCATCTTTGAGCATCTCTTTCATTCCCCATTGAAAATCCTCCAACTTCATTTGATGAAAGTTGCCAAAAAATAAGAGGTTCGCCTTCTTGTTAATAATATCCTCATGCTCAAATTTCCCTTTTGTCACATTTGGTCGAGTGGCGAGAACTGCAAATACAATGGTTGTCAAACAAACAAATGTGAGCATGACTGCAGGAATTGTCATATGCGGATACTCTTCCAATTTTCTAATTAAAACTGAAACCAATACTGATAAAATGATTGAGTTTATTGAAATCATAATATTTGCCTTATTGTCGGCAATAGCACTTAGCTCCATATGATTTTTGGAAGTAGTCCGAAACATCGTCTCAATACCCCTAGTAGGCTCATTGCCTTTCTTCTTTTTCTTCTTTTTTGGCTTAGTCGTCTTGCCTTCTAGCTTTTCTAATTTCTCGATTTCTTCCATGATTTAAGGCGGTCTCTAACCTTTTTTAAATTTTCCTTAACTGCTGATTCGTAGTTTTTCTTTGCATAATCAGTGAAAAAACAATGGTTATCCAGAAATTCCTGATTCATCTGTAGCCATTCCTTTTCGGTTATTTTGCAAAGCTTAGTTGTCTCGATTTCTTGATGAAGAAGAGCTGCTTTCTTAAAATAATCCCTATCTGCTAGATGCATAAGATCAGCGTCACAAAGAATTTTTTCAAGATTATTTTGGGGATTTTGCGGCATTTGAGTCGCCATGATACACCCTGCTACTTGCTCAATCTTTTCTTCAGGATAATTTTTTGTCGCTAAAAACTCACGTGCCATATCAGCACCGTTTTTTTCGTGGTGCTCACAACCTCTGGTATAACCTAGATCATGAAACCATGCGGCTATTTGAACGACTTCAACGTCATCATGTGAAAGGTTTTGTTTTTCAGCTATTTCTTCCGCCGAAGCAACCACATCTATTGTATGATTTACCGAATGATAGATCATATTATCAGGAAGTTGCTTTGAAAGCACCTTGATCGCATGATCTTTTACCTCGCTAATAATTACGCTTGAAACCATTATTCTCACTTATCCTTCACAAAATAGAACAAAAATTAAGCAATTTAGTGTTGTAACGTTGACATTTTAGACCAACCTATGATTTTCATAAAGAACATATCTACTCTTTTATTGTTCATTCTTGCTATTTCTTTTAACCAAAGTTGCTCATCAACTACTTTCGGTCAGCATGCCGACAGTCTTTTCTTAGTAACTGACAATGTGGAAATCCTTTATAATTTGAAGAGTCCAGATCAAAAATACTTTATGCCATACGTGCTAGAAGAAATTTCTGGTCTCAGCTTTATAGAGCCCAATCATATTCTAGGAGTAGATGATGAGTCAGGTAAGGTTTTTCAATACGATTTATTTCAAAAAAAAATTATCCACTCAATCACATTCCATAAGCCCGGTGACTATGAAGGTATAGAAATTATTGACAAGACTATTTATGTACTTAAGAGTGATGGTGATCTTTTCCAGTTTGAGTTTGGAACGAAAAAACAACTGGTCTCTACAAAGTATGAAAATGATCTAAGTAGTAATAATGATACGGAAGGATTGGGTTATGACCCTCATTCAAATCAGCTAATTATTGCATGCAAAGAGAATGGTGAGATTGAAGGAAAAAAAATAGACGGCAGAGCATTTTATATGATGAACATCGATGCTATGGAACTTAATAAGAGGCCCGCTTTCGTTATTGGTCCAAATGAACTTGAAACATTCTGGGAGAAAAATAGAGACTTTGATTACGAAAAAAATCGAATTAAATTCAAACCCTCTGCAATAGCCACACACCCAATTTCAGGCCATTATTATATTCTATCATCTGTCGGTAAAATGCTTGTAATAGTTAATAAGTCAGGTGAAATACAGGCTACATATCCTATATCCCCTAAAGTTCTTGGTCAACCTGAAGGAATTTGTTTTTCTTCTTCAGGGGATATGTTTATTAGCAGCGAGGGACAAGGAGACAGAGGATATGTTCTGAAATTTAAAATGAAACAACGCTAACACATGAGAAAGCTGCTTTTCCTATTTATGCTTTTCCCAGCACTCGTATGGGCACAAAAAATCTTTCTGATTGGTGATGCGGGAGAACCAAAAAATCCAGATAAAAACCTTGAGCTTCTAAGTGAAAAAATCAAAGCAGCAACTGAAAAAGATTTCTTGATTTTTTTAGGAGACAATCTTTATCCAAAGGGATTGCCTGGTAAAGAAGATCCGGAACGAGAAGAAATGGAGAATAAGCTCATTCCTCAATTAGAAATCATGAAATCTTTCCCTGGAAAGGCATACATGATTCCTGGGAATCATGACTGGGCTCAAGGACGAAATTATGGTTGGGAGCGAGCTTTAGAGATGGAGCATTTCATCCAGAATTATTTTGATGATGAAAATGTATTTCTACCTACAGGTGGGTGCCCTGGCCCCTATGAGATTCCGATGAGTGATAAATCTACGCTCATCTTGTTAAACACTCAGTACTTTTTGCATGGATGGGATAAACCTGATGAGGATGATGATTGCGATAATAAATCCACTATCGAGACATTAGAAGACCTAAAGTCTATCATAAAAAGGAATGTAGGAAAACACATCTTGATAGCAGCGCATCACCCAATGTTTACTTATGGCGAGCATAATGGGAATTTTAGTTTCAAGGAACAAATGTCTCCTTTACCTATTTTGGGAAGCCTTCAACCACTCTTCCGTAAGTTGATTGGAAACATTCAGGACAATACACATCCGAAGTATCGCGCCATCATGAATCAGATTCTCATTGCAATGAATGAAGCTGAGAATGTCGTATATGCTGCTGGTCATGAGCATTCACTTCAATTCATCCAAAAGGAGGGACATCATTTCATAGTCAGCGGGTCTGGTTCAAAAGTCACACATGTGAAAAAGGGGGATGGAAGTCTCTTTGCAAAAAAAGAACAGGGGTTTGCTGTCCTTGACTTACAAGAATCAGGAAGTGCTTCGGTAGAGTACTCGGGTATCCATGGTGGAGTTCTTTATCAAAAAGAACTCTACAAAAAAAAGCTTAATGAAAGTCTGCAAGAGCTCCCTCCAATGGATTTTTCTGATAGTACAATTACAGTTGTTGCAAGCAGCAAGTATGAGGGTAGCAAAGGGAAACATCGCTGGCTTGGTAAAAATTATCGTGACGTTTGGAGCACGCCGGTGGAAGTAGATGTCTTTGATATTGGCACAGAAAAAGGCGGGTTGGAAGTGTTGAAAAAAGGTGGAGGAATGCAGACTAAATCCTTAAGACTACAAGCTAATGATGGAAGGCAGTATGTACTAAGATCGATTGAGAAGTATCCTGAAAACGCTATTCCAATAGCTCTGCAAAAAACATTTGCGCAAGATATAGTAGAGGATCAAATTTCATCTTCACATCCTTATGCCGCATTTATCATACCTCCTCTGGCCGAGTCTGCAAACATCTATCATTCAAACCCTGAACCAGTCTTTATCCCTAACGACCCACGCTTAGGTCAATTTCAAAATGCCTTTGCCGGAACACTTGCACTATATGAGGAAAGAGCAAATGGTGCTGCTGCCAGTGATGCTCACTTTGGTAGCGCTGAAGATGTTGAAGGCACATTAAAAGTTATTGAAAAACTAAAAAAAGATAACGATAACACTGTAGATCAAAATTTTGTTGTTCGAAATCGCCTATTTGACATGTGGATTGGTGACTGGGACCGCCATGATGATCAGTGGCGCTGGGCTGAGTTTGATAATGAAAATGGCAAAATGTATCGACCGATCCCCAGAGATAGAGATCAAGCATTTTTCATGAATCAGGGTATTATCCCAACAATCGCCGCTCGTAAGTGGGCTTTACCTAAGATTGAAGGTTTCGATGAAAACGTAGACTGGGCACCAGGCATCAGTCAAAACGCTAGGTACTTTGACAGAACCTTCATGAATGAACCGGATTGGGACGAATGGAAAGAACAAATTAATTTTTTACAGCAAAATCTTTCCAATGAAGTCATTGAAAATGCTGTATCTGACTGGCCGGATTCAATAGAAGAGCTTACCGGAAATAAAATCACTTCCGGATTGAAAGCACGTAGGGGAAACATGGAATCTTATGCCAGAGAGTTGTATCTGTATCTATCCAAAGAGGTTGAAGTAATAGGTTCTGACAAGCATGAACACTTCCTGATTGAACATTTAGATGAAGGACGAACCAAGGTTACCGTCAGGAAAAGAAAGAAAGATGGAGAGATTGAGCAAATCATATATGAAAGACTATTCAAAGCTGATGAGACCAAAGAGATAAGACTTTATGGGCTTGATGGTGAAGATGTATTTGAGATAAAAGGCAATCATTCCAAAATTAAAGTACGGATCATTGGAGGTACGGATAAAGACCTGATCATCAATGGCAATGAAGGTGAGAAGCTGTCCAAATTGAAAGTGTATGACCGACTGAAGAGCACAAAAGTGCAAGGAAATTCCAAAGGAATTTTAAAACTGAGCGATAATCCGGATATCAACAGGTACGACAGAAAGGCTTTCAAATATGACATACTCATGCCCTTAATAACAGGTGCAATCAACCCTGATGATGGAATTTATTTGGGGGCAGGTTTTGTCTACACAAAGAATGGGTGGAGGAAAGAACCCTTTGCAGCAAAGCATGCCTTTACCGCTATTGGAGCTTTTGAAACAGGTTCTTTTCAATTTAATTATTCTGGAGATTATACCGACGTTCTTGGACGATGGGACCTGAATACCAAAGTGCTTTGGCAAGAACCATTCTTCGTAAACAATTTCTTTGGACTAGGTAATGAGACCCAATTTCTCATGGATCAATTTGTCTTCCCAGATGATGATCCTATTGACTATTATAGGGTGAGAATGGATCGTTTGGAATTTGATGCTGGGCTTTCAAGGAATGTTGGAGCTCAAGCAAAATTCTACTTTAGCACAGGGTATAAAACTGTAGAAGTGGAAAGCACAGCCAATCGATTTATTTCCGATCTATCAGCAGATGCCTCAGATTTTGATGCAAATCAATATGTCAAGTTTATCGCTGGTATTTCTTTTGACTCTCGAGACAGTAAAGTATTGCCCAAAGCTGGAATGACCGCAATGGCTGAAGTAGAACACTTAGAAGCTATTACGGATATTTCTGAAAGTACCACAAGACTAAGCGGAGAATGGTCCTTCTTTTTAACAACTAAACTTCCTTCAAGGCTGATGATTGGCAACCGGCTAGGATTGGCTCACATTATCTCCGATGAATTCGACTTTTTCAATGCTAATATTTTAGGGGGACGAACGAATTTAAGAGGTTATCGAAGAACGCGTTTCTATGGTCAGACTTCTTTTTATCATAACCTGGATTTGAGGCTGAAAATAGCCTCATTTCGTAGCTACATATTTCCAGGACAGTTTGGGGTTCTGGCATTCCATGACATAGGGCGCGTGTGGATAGATGGGGAAAACTCGAGTGAATGGCATGCAGGCAAAGGATTTGGGATTTGGGTGAGCCCGCTTAATACCCTTGTACTCAACCTCAATTATGCATTCGGGGAAGACGAAAACATACCTACATTCGCAATGAATTTTTTCTTTTAGAAAGTGATAATCCCCTTGCTTTAGGCAAGGGGATTATGAATTCACTCAACTACTTCCCCTTTGAAATTCAGGTATGTATACTCCTCCGATTCGGATGTTTTGATTCGGATATTCTTTTTGAAAGCTCCAACGCTTCCCGATCTAAAATTAGCTGTAATAGATGCTGTTTCACCTGCTTTTATTTCTCCACTAGGAAACTTTACATTGGTGCATCCACATGAGC is from Marinobacter alexandrii and encodes:
- the ppk1 gene encoding polyphosphate kinase 1, whose product is MKYLDRDLSWLSFNYRVLMEAIDPSVPLLERLRFIAIYSSNLDEFFRVRVSNIRNIERIDKKKINKRVDFDAKKLLTEIHSEVSHQLVEYGQALEAIIKNLSDKSHIICTKLEDIPDALRPKLLHYFKTTVSAFLRPIRMDSEEELFLDNQAIYLAMVTNSGESIVVNIPSAQLGRFSSFSVDGKSYYIFLDDVIRAHIDILFSGEKINNVFSIKLNKDADLQIDDEYEGNLVKKIEKQIQKRNLGTPSRFLYDQSMPDKLLTTLIEKLELAPEDMLTGGRYHNLNDFFQINIKDAGLSYESLPSIHSLKLEGSRSILQEIEQQDHLLHFPYQSYDYVLQFFNEASIDPEVVEINVTFYRMAKKSIIAEALITAAKNGKKVAVFMEVKARFDEQNNLEWAKKMKDAGVKIIYSLPGLKVHAKVALAKKKDKMYGFFGTGNLNEKTSEIYCDHGLLTANEAMTKELSNLFQHLLTKYTPPSFDELIVSQFGAYESFLGKIDREIKHAEAGKEARIIIKVNNLQEKVLIDKLYEASSKGVDVKLIVRSICCLVPSKKLKIKRIVDRYLEHGRIFYFHNDDNQEVFLGSADWMNRNLHRRIEVCFPIKEDHMKQEILTFLKYQWKDDVKGVWLSSQMKNKRPKVEYKVRSQKEIYEYLKNQYG
- a CDS encoding Pycsar system effector family protein, giving the protein MEEIEKLEKLEGKTTKPKKKKKKKGNEPTRGIETMFRTTSKNHMELSAIADNKANIMISINSIILSVLVSVLIRKLEEYPHMTIPAVMLTFVCLTTIVFAVLATRPNVTKGKFEHEDIINKKANLLFFGNFHQMKLEDFQWGMKEMLKDADYLYGSMIKDIYFLGAVLGKKYRLLRMSYTIFMFGFVLSILGFIIAELFLRSPYPY
- a CDS encoding HD domain-containing protein, giving the protein MIYHSVNHTIDVVASAEEIAEKQNLSHDDVEVVQIAAWFHDLGYTRGCEHHEKNGADMAREFLATKNYPEEKIEQVAGCIMATQMPQNPQNNLEKILCDADLMHLADRDYFKKAALLHQEIETTKLCKITEKEWLQMNQEFLDNHCFFTDYAKKNYESAVKENLKKVRDRLKSWKKSRN
- a CDS encoding SdiA-regulated domain-containing protein, which codes for MIFIKNISTLLLFILAISFNQSCSSTTFGQHADSLFLVTDNVEILYNLKSPDQKYFMPYVLEEISGLSFIEPNHILGVDDESGKVFQYDLFQKKIIHSITFHKPGDYEGIEIIDKTIYVLKSDGDLFQFEFGTKKQLVSTKYENDLSSNNDTEGLGYDPHSNQLIIACKENGEIEGKKIDGRAFYMMNIDAMELNKRPAFVIGPNELETFWEKNRDFDYEKNRIKFKPSAIATHPISGHYYILSSVGKMLVIVNKSGEIQATYPISPKVLGQPEGICFSSSGDMFISSEGQGDRGYVLKFKMKQR
- a CDS encoding BamA/TamA family outer membrane protein → MRKLLFLFMLFPALVWAQKIFLIGDAGEPKNPDKNLELLSEKIKAATEKDFLIFLGDNLYPKGLPGKEDPEREEMENKLIPQLEIMKSFPGKAYMIPGNHDWAQGRNYGWERALEMEHFIQNYFDDENVFLPTGGCPGPYEIPMSDKSTLILLNTQYFLHGWDKPDEDDDCDNKSTIETLEDLKSIIKRNVGKHILIAAHHPMFTYGEHNGNFSFKEQMSPLPILGSLQPLFRKLIGNIQDNTHPKYRAIMNQILIAMNEAENVVYAAGHEHSLQFIQKEGHHFIVSGSGSKVTHVKKGDGSLFAKKEQGFAVLDLQESGSASVEYSGIHGGVLYQKELYKKKLNESLQELPPMDFSDSTITVVASSKYEGSKGKHRWLGKNYRDVWSTPVEVDVFDIGTEKGGLEVLKKGGGMQTKSLRLQANDGRQYVLRSIEKYPENAIPIALQKTFAQDIVEDQISSSHPYAAFIIPPLAESANIYHSNPEPVFIPNDPRLGQFQNAFAGTLALYEERANGAAASDAHFGSAEDVEGTLKVIEKLKKDNDNTVDQNFVVRNRLFDMWIGDWDRHDDQWRWAEFDNENGKMYRPIPRDRDQAFFMNQGIIPTIAARKWALPKIEGFDENVDWAPGISQNARYFDRTFMNEPDWDEWKEQINFLQQNLSNEVIENAVSDWPDSIEELTGNKITSGLKARRGNMESYARELYLYLSKEVEVIGSDKHEHFLIEHLDEGRTKVTVRKRKKDGEIEQIIYERLFKADETKEIRLYGLDGEDVFEIKGNHSKIKVRIIGGTDKDLIINGNEGEKLSKLKVYDRLKSTKVQGNSKGILKLSDNPDINRYDRKAFKYDILMPLITGAINPDDGIYLGAGFVYTKNGWRKEPFAAKHAFTAIGAFETGSFQFNYSGDYTDVLGRWDLNTKVLWQEPFFVNNFFGLGNETQFLMDQFVFPDDDPIDYYRVRMDRLEFDAGLSRNVGAQAKFYFSTGYKTVEVESTANRFISDLSADASDFDANQYVKFIAGISFDSRDSKVLPKAGMTAMAEVEHLEAITDISESTTRLSGEWSFFLTTKLPSRLMIGNRLGLAHIISDEFDFFNANILGGRTNLRGYRRTRFYGQTSFYHNLDLRLKIASFRSYIFPGQFGVLAFHDIGRVWIDGENSSEWHAGKGFGIWVSPLNTLVLNLNYAFGEDENIPTFAMNFFF
- a CDS encoding DUF1573 domain-containing protein, encoding MRKTTFIVMLGIAVAAMAAVAPIKWKTTSIDLGQVTKNEMKNLSFEFTNVTKSSIQILEAKGSCGCTNVKFPSGEIKAGETASITANFRSGSVGAFKKNIRIKTSESEEYTYLNFKGEVVE